Proteins encoded in a region of the Bombyx mori chromosome 23, ASM3026992v2 genome:
- the LOC119630361 gene encoding uncharacterized protein LOC119630361 isoform X1, whose protein sequence is MNREGTHHLMTPSRSRKGSRGEAGPNRSRTRSRSSRTCSRARELELYQERIQRLEQELQQEREMVRRRERSTRRPSAERPLATSLRAATEVRRSDDARHAKVNHERRATHIRSRSPSFSTNDVVKIIQSIKHGPESQPLPQNTPMINKNIDHKNILPNFDPSVKNQRIDVWLKKVNECASVYGWDDRTTIHFSLQKLQGLAKLWFESLDTILYTWQEWQDKLINAFPHELNYGQCLEDMLRRKSKLNEPIEQYYYEKLSLLNLCGISGKRAVDCIIHGISDRTMKSSALALRCSLPENLLQFLMSWDTDQLINDQSHLRNKNASDTESNSKKNSGQGIYCFNCKQQGHPYLQCPKPLDKCNKCGKIGHKTETCFNQEEGSSIGLVVSKNN, encoded by the coding sequence ATGAATAGAGAAGGCACACATCATTTGATGACACCCTCGCGCAGCCGTAAAGGAAGCCGAGGCGAAGCGGGTCCCAACCGATCTCGTACTCGCAGCCGTAGCTCTCGCACGTGCAGCCGGGCCCGGGAGCTGGAACTGTACCAAGAACGTATCCAGCGACTAGAACAGGAACTGCAGCAAGAGCGGGAGATGGTACGGCGACGCGAGAGAAGTACACGGCGCCCTTCAGCCGAGAGGCCACTTGCGACCTCTCTTCGTGCAGCTACAGAGGTGCGCCGGAGTGACGATGCGCGGCATGCAAAAGTCAACCATGAACGTCGTGCCACACATATCAGGTCACGTAGTCCTTCCTTTTCTACTAATGATGTTGTCAAAATAATACAGTCTATTAAGCACGGTCCCGAATCTCAACCGTTACCGCAGAACACACCgatgattaataaaaatatagatcacAAGAATATTCTTCCAAATTTTGACCCTTCTGTTAAAAATCAGCGAATAGACGTGTGGCTGAAAAAGGTTAATGAATGCGCGTCGGTTTATGGTTGGGACGATAGGACTACTATACACTTTTCACTACAAAAACTTCAAGGATTGGCCAAGTTGTGGTTCGAGAGTCTAGATACGATCTTGTATACGTGGCAAGAGTGGcaagataaattaataaacgcGTTTCCTCACGAACTAAATTATGGCCAGTGCTTAGAAGACATGTTGAGACGAAAAAGCAAGCTTAATGAACCTATAGAGCAATACTATTATGAAAAACTGTCTCTGTTAAACCTATGTGGTATTTCTGGTAAGCGCGCTGTCGACTGCATAATTCACGGAATTAGTGACAGGACTATGAAGTCTAGTGCCTTAGCTTTGCGCTGTTCTCTTCCAGAAAATCTTTTACAGTTTTTAATGAGTTGGGACACAGATCAATTGATTAATGATCAATCGCATTTGAGAAATAAAAATGCCTCTGACACTGAATCAAATTCTAAAAAGAATTCCGGTCaaggtatttattgttttaactgCAAACAGCAGGGGCATCCGTATTTACAGTGCCCAAAGCCGCTAGATAAATGTAACAAATGTGGTAAGATAGGACATAAAACGGAAACCTGTTTTAATCAGGAAGAGGGTTCCTCAATCGGTTTGGTGGTCTCTAAAAATAACTAG
- the LOC119630361 gene encoding uncharacterized protein LOC119630361 isoform X2 yields the protein MVRRRERSTRRPSAERPLATSLRAATEVRRSDDARHAKVNHERRATHIRSRSPSFSTNDVVKIIQSIKHGPESQPLPQNTPMINKNIDHKNILPNFDPSVKNQRIDVWLKKVNECASVYGWDDRTTIHFSLQKLQGLAKLWFESLDTILYTWQEWQDKLINAFPHELNYGQCLEDMLRRKSKLNEPIEQYYYEKLSLLNLCGISGKRAVDCIIHGISDRTMKSSALALRCSLPENLLQFLMSWDTDQLINDQSHLRNKNASDTESNSKKNSGQGIYCFNCKQQGHPYLQCPKPLDKCNKCGKIGHKTETCFNQEEGSSIGLVVSKNN from the coding sequence ATGGTACGGCGACGCGAGAGAAGTACACGGCGCCCTTCAGCCGAGAGGCCACTTGCGACCTCTCTTCGTGCAGCTACAGAGGTGCGCCGGAGTGACGATGCGCGGCATGCAAAAGTCAACCATGAACGTCGTGCCACACATATCAGGTCACGTAGTCCTTCCTTTTCTACTAATGATGTTGTCAAAATAATACAGTCTATTAAGCACGGTCCCGAATCTCAACCGTTACCGCAGAACACACCgatgattaataaaaatatagatcacAAGAATATTCTTCCAAATTTTGACCCTTCTGTTAAAAATCAGCGAATAGACGTGTGGCTGAAAAAGGTTAATGAATGCGCGTCGGTTTATGGTTGGGACGATAGGACTACTATACACTTTTCACTACAAAAACTTCAAGGATTGGCCAAGTTGTGGTTCGAGAGTCTAGATACGATCTTGTATACGTGGCAAGAGTGGcaagataaattaataaacgcGTTTCCTCACGAACTAAATTATGGCCAGTGCTTAGAAGACATGTTGAGACGAAAAAGCAAGCTTAATGAACCTATAGAGCAATACTATTATGAAAAACTGTCTCTGTTAAACCTATGTGGTATTTCTGGTAAGCGCGCTGTCGACTGCATAATTCACGGAATTAGTGACAGGACTATGAAGTCTAGTGCCTTAGCTTTGCGCTGTTCTCTTCCAGAAAATCTTTTACAGTTTTTAATGAGTTGGGACACAGATCAATTGATTAATGATCAATCGCATTTGAGAAATAAAAATGCCTCTGACACTGAATCAAATTCTAAAAAGAATTCCGGTCaaggtatttattgttttaactgCAAACAGCAGGGGCATCCGTATTTACAGTGCCCAAAGCCGCTAGATAAATGTAACAAATGTGGTAAGATAGGACATAAAACGGAAACCTGTTTTAATCAGGAAGAGGGTTCCTCAATCGGTTTGGTGGTCTCTAAAAATAACTAG
- the LOC119630369 gene encoding uncharacterized protein LOC119630369, with protein MEEIMKALQNIQKELNAQKIEIQKNGEKVTEQVTLNITNKLEEKFTILEEKHQTLKENVEQQEKRIQFMERQARQRNIIFFGIEESETSYHNLEKNMLQFISEKLSLKLDCRDIQEIRRVGKKCDKPRPIILTFSTLGSKVSILKQRRLLIDTQYYLNEDYPKYILEKRKELQEEANREREKGNKVTIKYDRLVLLKSNNKRTLMTSPESDPNSQALVRKSTTRPTKKSKIKQANPSIPRSNSVSEGALKPSILSYFSKQ; from the coding sequence ATGGAGGAAATTATGAAAGCcttacaaaatattcaaaaagaaCTGAACGcacaaaaaatagaaattcagaAAAATGGCGAAAAGGTGACAGAACAAGTAACACTCAACATAACCAACAAATTAGAAGAGAAATTTACCATATTGGAAGAAAAACATCAGACCTTGAAAGAAAATGTTGAACAACAAGAAAAAAGGATTCAATTTATGGAAAGACAAGCAAGACAAAGAAACATAATTTTCTTCGGTATCGAAGAGAGTGAGACATCCTATCATAATTTGGAGAAAAATATGTTGCAATTCATAAGTGAAAAATTGTCCTTAAAATTGGATTGTAGAGATATTCAGGAAATAAGGAGAGtgggaaaaaaatgtgataaacCGCGACCAATAATTTTAACCTTTTCTACCCTTGGTTCAAAGGTCAGCATTCTCAAGCAAAGAAGATTATTAATAGATACCCAATACTACTTGAACGAAGATTACCCTAAATACATATTAGAAAAAAGGAAAGAACTACAGGAAGAAGCAAATAGAGAGCGCGAGAAAGGAAATAAAGTCACGATAAAATACGATAgacttgttttattaaaatcaaacaaCAAAAGAACACTGATGACTTCACCAGAGTCAGATCCCAATTCTCAAGCACTAGTTCGTAAAAGTACAACAAGACCCACTaagaaaagcaaaataaaacaagcaaACCCATCTATACCTAGATCAAACAGTGTCTCAGAAGGAGCTCTAAAACCTAGTATTCTAAGCTATTTTAGTAAGCAATAA